Proteins encoded in a region of the Clostridium butyricum genome:
- the hisF gene encoding imidazole glycerol phosphate synthase subunit HisF, producing MHTKRIIPCLDVKEGRVVKGINFEGLVDVGDPVALAEYYNKQGADELVFLDITATHEKRGIMEKVVESVAEKIFIPFTVGGGLKSIDDIKAILRAGADKVSLNSAAVRDKNLIKEGAFYFGNQCIVLAADAKKRPDETGWNVVINGGRIDTGIDLLKWIEEATLLGAGEILLTSMDADGTKRGFDLELTRAVSNITNVPVIASGGCGCLEDFYDVFKDNTADAALAASLFHYGELTVDEVKQYLNDKEIAVRL from the coding sequence ATGCATACAAAGAGAATTATTCCGTGCCTTGATGTTAAAGAAGGAAGAGTTGTTAAAGGAATTAACTTTGAAGGTCTTGTAGATGTAGGAGATCCGGTAGCACTTGCAGAGTATTATAATAAACAGGGTGCAGATGAATTGGTATTTTTAGATATAACAGCAACTCATGAAAAAAGAGGGATAATGGAAAAAGTAGTTGAGAGTGTAGCTGAAAAAATATTTATACCATTTACGGTTGGAGGAGGACTAAAAAGTATTGATGATATAAAAGCTATTTTGAGAGCAGGAGCAGATAAGGTTAGTTTGAATTCGGCAGCAGTAAGAGATAAAAATTTAATAAAAGAAGGTGCATTTTATTTTGGAAATCAGTGTATAGTATTAGCAGCAGATGCGAAAAAAAGACCTGACGAAACTGGATGGAATGTAGTTATTAATGGCGGAAGAATAGATACTGGAATAGATTTATTAAAGTGGATTGAAGAAGCGACATTATTAGGTGCTGGAGAAATATTGTTAACATCCATGGATGCTGATGGAACTAAAAGAGGTTTTGATTTAGAACTTACAAGGGCAGTAAGTAACATAACTAATGTGCCTGTTATAGCATCCGGAGGTTGTGGATGTTTGGAAGATTTCTATGATGTATTTAAAGATAATACTGCAGATGCAGCTTTAGCAGCATCACTTTTTCATTATGGAGAGTTGACGGTGGATGAAGTTAAGCAATATTTAAATGACAAAGAAATTGCTGTAAGACTATAA
- the hisA gene encoding 1-(5-phosphoribosyl)-5-[(5-phosphoribosylamino)methylideneamino]imidazole-4-carboxamide isomerase has product MIILPAIDIIDGKPVRLYQGDYDKKEIVAEDIFETAKSFEKMGAEYIHLVDLDGAKSGSNDNHELVIKIANMLDIPVELGGGIRSFETIKYLLENGVSRVILGTIAMEDENLLKRAISEYGEKIAVGIDCKDGKVYGRGWLEGSNLDYIEFAQKMESLGVKNIIVTDISKDGTLQGPNLDMLKKIKETVNIDITASGGIRDIENIKDLNEIGLYGAITGKAIYAETLSLEEAIKAVRN; this is encoded by the coding sequence ATGATAATTTTACCAGCTATTGATATAATTGATGGAAAGCCAGTAAGGCTTTATCAAGGTGATTATGATAAAAAGGAAATAGTGGCAGAAGACATATTTGAAACTGCAAAATCATTTGAGAAAATGGGAGCGGAATATATTCATTTAGTTGATCTTGATGGTGCAAAAAGTGGGAGCAATGATAATCATGAATTGGTTATAAAAATAGCTAATATGTTAGATATTCCTGTAGAGTTAGGTGGAGGAATAAGATCATTTGAAACTATAAAGTACCTTTTAGAAAATGGAGTTTCACGGGTTATACTAGGTACTATAGCCATGGAAGATGAAAATCTATTAAAAAGGGCAATTTCTGAATACGGTGAAAAAATAGCAGTTGGTATCGATTGTAAAGATGGTAAAGTTTATGGAAGAGGATGGCTAGAGGGAAGCAATCTTGATTATATTGAATTTGCACAAAAAATGGAGTCATTGGGTGTAAAAAATATAATAGTAACAGATATTTCAAAAGATGGGACTCTTCAAGGTCCTAATTTAGATATGCTAAAAAAGATTAAAGAAACAGTAAATATAGATATAACTGCATCAGGTGGAATAAGAGATATAGAAAATATAAAAGATTTAAATGAAATAGGACTTTATGGGGCAATAACAGGAAAAGCAATTTATGCAGAAACATTATCATTAGAAGAAGCTATAAAAGCAGTAAGAAATTAA
- the thiI gene encoding tRNA uracil 4-sulfurtransferase ThiI, translating into MKDLILVKYAPEIFLKGLNRGKFEKKLRDNIGKKLEGIKVEFIHDSGRYFIKTDQIEESIKKISKVFGILEVCKVKEVAVDIDQIQEVALNKIKECEGKTFKIVTNRANKKFELNSMEVSRCVGGHILTNMNDELTVDVKKPEIQINIEIRNNFAYVWSNNDITKGVAGLPYGMNGSTMLMLSGGIDSPVAGYLMAKRGVELNCVYYHSHPYTSERAKDKVKELARILSQYTEKINLYIVPFTDIQMEIIDKCREDELTIIMRRFMMRVACKLAEKYNIDSVCTGESIGQVASQTMDGLIVSDDCADRPAFRPLIATDKTDIMEIARKIGTYETSILPYEDCCTIFVPKHPKTNPKLEPIKKQEESLNVEELIENAINNMEIVTF; encoded by the coding sequence ATGAAAGATCTTATTTTAGTAAAATATGCACCAGAAATATTTTTGAAAGGACTTAATAGAGGGAAATTTGAAAAGAAGCTCAGAGATAATATTGGAAAAAAGCTTGAAGGAATAAAAGTTGAATTTATACATGATAGTGGAAGATACTTTATTAAAACTGACCAGATTGAAGAAAGCATAAAAAAAATAAGCAAAGTATTTGGAATATTGGAAGTTTGTAAAGTTAAAGAAGTAGCGGTTGATATTGATCAAATACAAGAAGTTGCACTAAATAAAATTAAAGAATGTGAAGGAAAAACATTTAAAATAGTTACGAATAGAGCTAATAAAAAATTTGAACTGAATTCTATGGAAGTATCAAGATGTGTTGGTGGTCATATTCTTACCAATATGAATGATGAACTTACAGTAGATGTTAAAAAACCAGAAATTCAAATAAATATAGAAATACGTAATAATTTTGCATATGTATGGTCAAATAATGATATTACTAAAGGTGTTGCAGGGCTTCCATATGGCATGAATGGAAGTACAATGCTTATGTTATCAGGTGGAATAGATTCTCCAGTTGCAGGATATCTTATGGCTAAAAGAGGTGTGGAATTAAATTGTGTTTATTATCATAGTCATCCTTATACCTCTGAAAGAGCAAAAGACAAGGTAAAAGAACTTGCAAGGATACTATCACAATATACAGAAAAAATAAATTTATATATAGTACCCTTTACTGATATACAAATGGAAATAATAGATAAATGTAGGGAAGATGAACTAACAATAATCATGAGAAGATTTATGATGAGAGTAGCATGTAAACTTGCGGAGAAATATAATATAGATTCAGTATGTACAGGTGAGAGTATAGGCCAGGTAGCTAGTCAGACTATGGATGGTTTAATAGTTAGTGATGATTGTGCTGATAGACCTGCTTTTAGACCACTTATTGCTACAGATAAAACAGATATAATGGAAATAGCGAGAAAAATAGGCACATATGAAACTTCGATTCTTCCTTATGAAGATTGTTGTACAATTTTTGTACCAAAGCATCCAAAAACAAATCCTAAGCTTGAACCTATAAAGAAACAAGAAGAAAGCTTAAATGTAGAAGAATTAATTGAAAATGCTATAAACAATATGGAAATAGTTACATTCTAA
- the hisE gene encoding phosphoribosyl-ATP diphosphatase produces MKENINDLYNVILERKNNVSEGSYTSYLFEKGVDKILKKVGEECTEVIISCKEDDKKEQINEICDLAYHVLVLMAQMGISVDEISEELGNRREKINNFKGERKPITNV; encoded by the coding sequence GTGAAAGAAAATATAAATGATTTATATAATGTTATATTAGAAAGAAAAAACAATGTATCTGAAGGTTCCTATACATCGTATTTATTTGAAAAAGGTGTAGATAAAATTTTGAAAAAAGTTGGAGAGGAATGTACAGAAGTAATAATAAGCTGTAAAGAAGATGATAAGAAGGAACAAATTAATGAAATATGTGACTTAGCTTATCATGTACTTGTTTTAATGGCACAAATGGGAATATCAGTAGATGAAATTTCAGAAGAACTTGGAAATAGAAGAGAAAAAATAAATAATTTTAAAGGTGAAAGAAAGCCGATAACAAATGTTTAA
- the hisI gene encoding phosphoribosyl-AMP cyclohydrolase has protein sequence MDICRRAQQIDFKKGNGLVPTIVQDFKTKEVLMLAYMNEESLRKTLEGDTTWFYSRSRNELWNKGATSGHFQYVKEIKVDCDNDTILVLVEQKGAACHTGNRTCFYRDL, from the coding sequence ATGGATATTTGTAGAAGAGCTCAACAAATTGATTTTAAAAAGGGAAATGGATTAGTACCTACAATTGTTCAAGACTTTAAAACAAAAGAAGTACTTATGCTTGCATATATGAATGAAGAAAGTTTGAGGAAAACACTAGAGGGTGATACAACATGGTTCTACAGTAGAAGCAGGAATGAATTATGGAATAAAGGAGCTACTTCAGGACATTTTCAATATGTTAAGGAAATAAAGGTAGACTGTGATAATGATACTATTTTAGTATTGGTAGAGCAAAAGGGTGCAGCTTGTCATACGGGAAACAGAACATGCTTTTATAGGGATTTGTAA
- a CDS encoding YoaK family protein: MLSIVGGFLDSYTFLCRGGVFANAQTGNLVLVAIAVTKRNILETLTALLPILAFVAGVLICEWRKKHHFVFPGIHSKRAILILEVIVLLVVGLIPTTAPNLIVTVAISFVSSLQIASFRKLSGTPYSTAMCTGNLRSACEAFYTGISSNNSDELTKSLRYGTIIITFIIGALLGAILTSYFDYKSIWFCVFMLIVSIFLFTINEYKFKKSQS; encoded by the coding sequence TTGTTATCAATCGTAGGAGGCTTCCTAGATTCATATACATTTTTATGTAGAGGTGGTGTTTTCGCCAATGCCCAGACTGGTAACCTTGTTCTTGTTGCCATTGCTGTTACCAAAAGAAATATTCTTGAAACCTTAACTGCTTTATTGCCAATTTTAGCATTTGTAGCAGGTGTTCTCATATGTGAATGGAGAAAAAAACATCATTTTGTTTTTCCAGGAATTCATTCTAAAAGAGCAATTTTAATATTAGAAGTAATAGTTTTATTGGTAGTAGGACTGATTCCAACTACAGCACCAAATTTAATAGTTACAGTTGCTATATCTTTTGTTTCTTCTCTTCAGATAGCATCTTTTAGAAAACTATCCGGAACTCCATATAGCACTGCAATGTGTACAGGAAATTTAAGATCAGCATGTGAAGCTTTTTATACTGGTATTTCAAGTAATAATTCAGATGAACTTACGAAATCTTTACGTTATGGTACCATTATAATTACATTTATAATAGGTGCTCTTCTCGGAGCCATTTTAACATCATATTTCGATTATAAATCAATATGGTTTTGTGTATTCATGCTAATAGTATCTATATTTCTATTCACCATAAATGAATATAAATTCAAAAAATCTCAAAGCTAA
- the hisG gene encoding ATP phosphoribosyltransferase, which yields MSISIALTKGRLEEEAVKLLEKSGYDPSELKNKGRKLVFKDKNQEIKYFLVKAADSITYVEHGVADIGVVGKDTILESEHKCYEVLDLGFGKCGFIVASLPENNIFKKVGHIKIGSKYPKVAKEYFKKKNMDVEVIKIEGSVELAPILGLCDGIVDIMETGTTLKENGLVVLDRICDISARLIVNKASFKMKQKEIGEFIEGIKGNINN from the coding sequence ATGAGCATAAGTATTGCATTGACAAAGGGCAGATTAGAAGAAGAAGCGGTAAAACTTCTAGAAAAATCAGGATATGATCCATCAGAATTGAAAAATAAGGGAAGAAAGCTTGTATTTAAGGATAAGAACCAAGAAATTAAATATTTTTTGGTAAAGGCAGCAGATTCCATAACTTATGTAGAACATGGTGTTGCAGATATTGGAGTAGTGGGGAAGGATACCATATTAGAAAGCGAACATAAATGTTATGAAGTTCTCGATTTGGGATTTGGAAAATGTGGATTTATAGTGGCTTCATTACCAGAAAATAATATCTTCAAAAAAGTTGGACATATAAAAATAGGTAGTAAGTATCCCAAAGTAGCTAAGGAATATTTTAAGAAGAAAAACATGGATGTTGAAGTAATTAAAATTGAAGGATCAGTTGAATTAGCACCAATACTTGGCTTATGTGATGGAATTGTAGATATAATGGAAACTGGAACAACATTAAAGGAAAATGGACTTGTTGTTCTTGATAGAATATGTGATATAAGTGCAAGACTTATAGTTAATAAAGCAAGTTTTAAAATGAAACAAAAGGAAATTGGAGAATTTATTGAGGGCATTAAAGGAAATATTAATAATTGA
- the hisD gene encoding histidinol dehydrogenase — MLKLMEISESNKQKLINELKERCEETEQDILLNVKNILEKVKKSGDKALFDFTKEFDKVELKDLEVSKDEIEACFDKVEENFIEALKEAKSNIEAYHEKQKSNGFLMTEDSGVYLGQRVLPLERVGVYVPGGTAAYPSSVLMNVIPAKVAGVDEIVMVTPPDKNGGINPYIGVAAKIAGIDKIYKVGGAQAVGALAYGTETIKKVDKIVGPGNIFVATAKKLVFGQVDIDMIAGPSEILVIADEKSDPSYVAADLMSQAEHDKLASAILVTTSKDLYEKVELELDKQAKTLEREEIIRTSLNDFGKAIICSNIEECIDISNSIAPEHLEIMVDEPMQYLGLVRNAGSVFLGRYCPEPIGDYFGGTNHVLPTSGTARFFSALSVDSFIKKSSFIYYSKEAIMKNGEKIITMADKEGLTAHANSIKVRLKDGRL; from the coding sequence ATGTTGAAGTTAATGGAGATTAGTGAAAGCAATAAGCAGAAATTAATTAATGAACTTAAAGAGAGATGTGAAGAAACAGAACAGGATATACTTCTTAATGTAAAGAATATTTTAGAAAAAGTAAAAAAATCTGGGGACAAGGCTTTATTTGATTTTACCAAGGAGTTTGATAAAGTAGAGTTGAAAGATTTAGAAGTATCGAAAGATGAAATAGAAGCATGTTTTGATAAGGTTGAGGAAAATTTTATAGAAGCATTAAAAGAAGCTAAGAGTAATATTGAAGCATATCATGAAAAACAGAAATCAAATGGTTTTCTAATGACTGAAGATAGTGGTGTTTATTTGGGGCAAAGAGTACTGCCTCTTGAAAGAGTAGGTGTTTATGTTCCCGGGGGAACAGCAGCATATCCTTCATCGGTTTTAATGAATGTAATTCCAGCTAAAGTTGCAGGGGTTGATGAAATTGTTATGGTTACTCCTCCAGACAAAAATGGTGGTATAAATCCATATATAGGAGTAGCAGCTAAAATAGCTGGAATTGATAAGATTTATAAAGTTGGTGGAGCACAGGCAGTTGGTGCACTTGCATATGGAACAGAAACTATTAAAAAGGTAGATAAAATAGTTGGACCAGGAAATATATTTGTAGCAACTGCCAAAAAATTAGTATTTGGACAAGTAGATATAGATATGATAGCAGGACCAAGTGAAATTCTTGTTATAGCAGATGAAAAGTCAGATCCATCTTATGTGGCTGCTGATTTAATGTCTCAGGCAGAACATGATAAGCTTGCATCGGCAATACTTGTAACAACTTCAAAGGATTTATATGAAAAAGTTGAGTTAGAATTAGATAAGCAAGCAAAAACATTAGAAAGAGAAGAAATAATAAGAACATCATTAAATGATTTTGGAAAAGCAATAATATGTAGCAATATTGAAGAATGTATAGATATATCTAATTCCATTGCACCAGAGCATTTGGAGATTATGGTTGATGAACCAATGCAGTATTTAGGACTTGTTAGAAATGCAGGTTCAGTCTTTTTAGGAAGATATTGTCCAGAACCTATAGGAGATTATTTTGGAGGAACTAATCATGTACTTCCTACAAGTGGTACAGCTAGATTTTTCTCAGCATTATCAGTAGACAGTTTTATAAAAAAATCATCATTCATCTATTATTCAAAAGAAGCAATTATGAAAAACGGGGAAAAGATTATTACTATGGCTGATAAAGAAGGATTAACAGCTCATGCAAATTCTATTAAAGTGAGATTGAAAGATGGGCGTTTATAA
- the hisB gene encoding imidazoleglycerol-phosphate dehydratase HisB → MSDRLATLKRKTNETNIELEINLDGQGASEIRTGVGFFDHMMTLFAFHSKIDLKVLAKGDLDVCDHHTIEDIGITLGEAFKKAIGDKRGINRYGTFYVPMDETLAMVSLDISNRPFVVFECDFKREMVGEMATEMVVEFFRAFAFNAGITLHLKVLYGENDHHKIEALFKAFGRALKDAKKISDENGIPSTKGTI, encoded by the coding sequence ATGAGTGATAGACTTGCAACTTTAAAAAGAAAAACTAATGAAACCAATATTGAGCTTGAAATCAATCTAGATGGTCAAGGAGCTAGTGAAATAAGAACTGGAGTTGGATTTTTTGATCATATGATGACGTTGTTTGCTTTTCATAGCAAAATCGATTTAAAGGTCTTGGCAAAAGGTGATCTTGATGTATGTGATCACCATACAATTGAAGATATAGGAATAACATTAGGGGAAGCCTTTAAGAAAGCTATTGGTGACAAAAGAGGGATTAATAGATATGGAACTTTTTATGTTCCTATGGATGAAACGCTAGCTATGGTTTCTCTTGATATAAGCAATAGACCATTTGTTGTTTTTGAATGTGATTTCAAAAGAGAAATGGTGGGAGAAATGGCTACTGAAATGGTAGTTGAATTTTTTAGGGCATTTGCTTTTAATGCAGGAATAACACTGCATTTAAAAGTATTATATGGTGAAAATGATCACCATAAAATTGAAGCACTTTTTAAAGCTTTTGGACGAGCGCTAAAAGATGCAAAAAAAATTAGTGATGAAAATGGTATTCCTTCAACAAAAGGAACAATTTAA
- a CDS encoding pyridoxal phosphate-dependent aminotransferase translates to MGVYNRYIDSAEEFKIKLDANEIFMNVDDNVIMKIKSSLTGIDLYRYPSNEMGDIKKLYGKYAKVNSENIIVGNGSDEVLELIIGKVIGTQGKVLSFGPDFVMYDFFVERFKGELIKYDIGTEMKFDVDRFIELGKSNNVDMIIFSNPNNPTGINISPKDIVKILEEFENSTVVIDEAYYEFNGESMIPYINNYSNLFITRTLSKAWGLAALRVGFLISSKENIEELLNYKVPYTISSYSQKIAEIALKYPEKIINNTKIIIRERELLYERLKEIEKNAAMKIEFFKSKGNFIFGRTKHKEALIKGLETHRIYIRSFNDDSFRITVGSPRENRKVIEAIKEIFVY, encoded by the coding sequence ATGGGCGTTTATAATCGATACATTGATTCCGCTGAGGAATTCAAAATTAAATTAGATGCTAATGAAATCTTTATGAATGTAGATGATAATGTGATTATGAAGATAAAATCTAGTTTGACAGGTATTGACCTATATAGATATCCATCCAATGAAATGGGAGATATAAAGAAATTATATGGTAAATATGCAAAAGTTAATTCGGAAAATATAATTGTGGGTAATGGATCTGATGAAGTACTTGAATTAATTATAGGAAAAGTTATTGGTACACAAGGGAAGGTTTTATCTTTTGGACCTGATTTTGTAATGTATGATTTTTTTGTGGAGAGATTTAAAGGGGAACTTATAAAATATGATATAGGAACAGAAATGAAATTTGATGTTGATAGATTTATTGAGTTAGGAAAATCAAATAATGTTGATATGATCATATTTTCAAATCCTAATAATCCTACAGGAATAAATATTTCTCCAAAAGATATTGTAAAGATACTAGAAGAATTTGAAAATTCTACAGTTGTTATTGATGAAGCTTATTATGAATTTAATGGAGAATCTATGATTCCGTATATTAACAATTATAGCAATCTTTTTATTACAAGGACCCTATCAAAGGCTTGGGGTTTAGCTGCACTTAGGGTTGGGTTTTTGATAAGTAGTAAAGAAAATATTGAAGAATTGTTGAATTATAAAGTACCTTATACAATAAGTTCGTATTCTCAAAAGATTGCAGAAATAGCTTTGAAATATCCTGAAAAAATAATTAATAATACAAAAATAATAATAAGAGAACGTGAACTGTTATATGAAAGATTAAAAGAGATTGAAAAAAATGCAGCTATGAAAATAGAATTTTTTAAATCAAAGGGAAATTTTATATTTGGAAGAACAAAGCATAAAGAAGCATTAATAAAGGGACTTGAAACCCACAGAATATATATAAGAAGTTTTAATGATGATAGTTTTAGAATAACAGTTGGTTCACCTAGAGAAAATAGAAAAGTTATAGAAGCTATAAAAGAAATTTTTGTATATTAA
- a CDS encoding DegT/DnrJ/EryC1/StrS family aminotransferase — MKKIPFSPPDITEEEIQAVCEVLRSGWITSGPQLAKFEEGIEEYCNVEKALALNSATAAMELVLKFFDIKEGDEIITTPYTYTATSSVAVHRGIKPIYVDVKKDTFEMDIDKVAEKITEKTRVIMPVDIAGVPFDYDGLKKVLKDLGREDIMILCDSAHSFGAKYKGKPVGSQCDFHSFSFHAVKNLTTAEGGALTFKDNNYKGNEDLLKYLRFTAMHGQSKDALSKMKAGAWEYDIINDGLKCNMTDISAAIGNVQLKRYNKMLDRRRDIFKVYSDILGKEDFSIIPFTKDDNGTETSYHLYLYRVKGFNEEKRNKAIQILAEKGIATNVHYKPLPMLTLYKNLGYDIKDYPNAYAMYENEITLPVYSTLALEDAEYIAREVVNVIKELM; from the coding sequence ATGAAGAAGATACCTTTTTCACCACCAGATATAACAGAAGAAGAAATACAGGCTGTATGTGAAGTTTTAAGAAGTGGATGGATAACATCAGGACCACAGCTTGCAAAGTTTGAAGAAGGAATAGAGGAATACTGTAACGTAGAGAAAGCACTTGCATTAAATAGTGCCACAGCTGCAATGGAATTAGTATTAAAATTTTTTGATATAAAAGAAGGAGATGAAATAATAACAACTCCTTACACATATACAGCAACATCAAGTGTTGCCGTTCATAGAGGAATAAAACCTATATATGTAGATGTAAAAAAAGATACATTTGAAATGGACATAGATAAAGTGGCAGAAAAGATAACAGAAAAAACAAGAGTTATAATGCCAGTTGATATCGCAGGAGTTCCTTTTGACTATGATGGACTTAAAAAAGTATTGAAGGATCTTGGAAGAGAAGATATTATGATACTTTGTGATTCAGCACATTCATTTGGTGCAAAATACAAAGGAAAGCCAGTTGGTTCACAATGTGATTTCCATTCGTTTTCATTCCATGCAGTTAAAAATTTAACTACAGCAGAAGGTGGAGCGCTTACTTTTAAGGATAATAATTATAAAGGAAATGAAGATCTATTAAAGTATTTAAGATTTACAGCAATGCATGGTCAATCAAAAGATGCATTAAGCAAAATGAAAGCTGGAGCATGGGAATACGATATAATAAATGATGGTCTTAAATGCAATATGACAGATATAAGTGCCGCCATTGGAAATGTTCAGCTTAAGAGATATAATAAGATGTTAGATAGAAGAAGAGATATTTTTAAAGTTTATAGTGATATATTAGGAAAAGAAGATTTTTCAATAATACCATTTACTAAAGATGACAATGGAACAGAAACTTCATATCATTTATATCTTTATAGAGTAAAAGGATTTAATGAAGAAAAGAGAAATAAAGCAATTCAGATTTTGGCAGAAAAAGGAATAGCAACAAATGTACATTATAAGCCACTTCCAATGCTTACATTGTATAAAAATTTAGGTTATGATATTAAAGATTATCCAAATGCATATGCTATGTATGAAAATGAAATAACACTTCCAGTCTACAGCACATTAGCTTTAGAAGATGCTGAATATATAGCACGTGAAGTTGTAAATGTAATAAAGGAATTAATGTAG
- the hisZ gene encoding ATP phosphoribosyltransferase regulatory subunit, with product MKKKNILPEGTRDLILDECIVKRAIERDIDDIFYKWGYKEIITPTVEFYETFNHDSQTLKEEDMYKFFDNRGRILVLRPDMTIPIARVVETKFKDESLPIKLRYNSNVFRVHASLGGKRNEYTDCGVELIGLEDKKSDLEVLVLALEALEKLGLSDFKLEIGNIGFFEGVFKTLNISKESKEIIAQYIEDKNLKNLEDYLDEIDIKDEYKEFFNKLPWLFGDRSILEEAKVLAFNEELKANLEYLENLYSELDILGYGNKVTFDLGMVPRLNYYTGIIFRGYGEGVGNTVLRGGRYDNLITIGEEYIPAIGFSLDINSVIENVKTSEKINTIDKSCKIYYSSKYRIEAIRKSEQLRQEGKIVELIPDDSVNEIKVLL from the coding sequence ATGAAGAAAAAAAATATTCTTCCAGAAGGAACAAGGGATTTAATATTAGATGAATGTATTGTGAAAAGAGCAATAGAAAGAGATATAGATGATATTTTTTATAAATGGGGATATAAAGAAATCATAACTCCAACAGTAGAATTTTATGAAACTTTTAATCATGATTCTCAAACATTAAAAGAAGAAGATATGTATAAGTTCTTTGATAATAGGGGTAGAATTTTGGTACTTAGACCAGATATGACAATCCCAATAGCAAGGGTTGTTGAAACAAAATTTAAAGATGAATCTCTGCCAATTAAGCTTAGGTACAACTCAAATGTATTTAGAGTTCATGCAAGTCTTGGAGGAAAAAGAAATGAATATACAGATTGTGGAGTAGAACTTATAGGACTTGAGGATAAAAAGTCAGATTTAGAAGTACTTGTTCTTGCATTAGAAGCATTAGAAAAACTTGGATTAAGTGACTTTAAACTTGAAATAGGCAATATAGGTTTTTTTGAAGGTGTATTTAAAACTCTTAATATAAGTAAAGAAAGTAAAGAAATAATTGCTCAATATATAGAAGATAAAAATTTGAAAAATCTTGAAGACTATTTAGATGAAATTGATATTAAAGATGAATATAAAGAGTTTTTTAATAAACTTCCATGGCTTTTTGGAGATAGATCAATCTTGGAGGAAGCAAAAGTATTAGCTTTCAATGAAGAATTAAAGGCTAATTTAGAGTATCTTGAAAATTTATATTCAGAGCTTGATATTCTAGGGTATGGTAATAAAGTAACATTTGACTTAGGAATGGTTCCAAGACTAAATTATTATACTGGAATAATATTTAGGGGATACGGAGAAGGTGTTGGAAATACAGTACTTAGAGGTGGAAGATATGATAATCTTATTACAATTGGAGAAGAATATATTCCAGCAATAGGATTTTCTTTAGATATTAATTCTGTTATTGAGAATGTTAAAACAAGTGAAAAAATAAATACTATTGATAAAAGCTGTAAAATTTATTATTCATCAAAATATAGAATTGAAGCTATAAGAAAAAGTGAACAACTTAGACAAGAAGGAAAAATAGTAGAATTGATACCTGATGACAGTGTAAATGAAATTAAGGTATTACTATAA
- the hisH gene encoding imidazole glycerol phosphate synthase subunit HisH produces the protein MIVIIDYGMGNLKSVRNALNYLGIENKISDDYDEIRKADALILPGVGAFPDAMDTIEKLGLDKVIKEETEKGKYLLGICLGMQLLFEKGYEGLERTGLGLIKGNIVKMKDDREKNVKIPHIGWNNLKYNRKDILFRNIDEGKYVYYVHSYFAQSYNDEDLVAYSEYGENKIPGIVRRNNIIGAQFHPEKSGTVGLDILKNFGELIK, from the coding sequence ATGATTGTTATAATAGATTATGGGATGGGGAATTTAAAAAGTGTCAGAAATGCTTTGAATTATCTCGGAATAGAAAATAAAATTTCTGATGATTATGATGAAATAAGAAAAGCTGATGCATTGATACTCCCAGGAGTTGGAGCTTTTCCAGATGCTATGGATACCATTGAAAAGCTTGGGCTTGATAAGGTGATAAAAGAAGAGACTGAAAAAGGAAAATATCTTCTAGGGATTTGTCTTGGAATGCAGCTTTTATTTGAAAAAGGATATGAAGGGTTAGAAAGAACAGGACTTGGTCTTATAAAAGGTAATATTGTTAAGATGAAAGATGATAGAGAAAAAAACGTAAAGATACCTCATATAGGATGGAATAATTTAAAATATAATAGAAAAGATATTCTTTTTAGAAATATAGATGAAGGTAAATATGTTTACTATGTTCACTCATATTTTGCACAATCGTATAATGATGAAGATTTAGTTGCTTATAGTGAATATGGTGAGAATAAAATACCTGGAATTGTAAGAAGAAATAATATTATAGGAGCTCAATTCCATCCTGAAAAGAGTGGAACAGTTGGATTAGATATATTAAAAAATTTTGGGGAGTTGATTAAATGA